The Vampirovibrio chlorellavorus genome has a segment encoding these proteins:
- a CDS encoding 6-pyruvoyl trahydropterin synthase family protein → MSSKPNWMFLTRKYEFPASHRLYNPTWSDEDNARFFRQCNNPNGHGHNYELEVTVKGQPDPRLGMVVDIYELDQIVKRVILDRVDHKNLNLDVDFMQGLIPTAENIVWAFWQELAPHIPAPAALARLRVVETRNNFAEYRGE, encoded by the coding sequence ATGAGTTCAAAACCCAACTGGATGTTTTTAACCCGCAAGTACGAGTTCCCGGCAAGCCACCGGCTTTATAACCCCACCTGGAGCGATGAGGACAACGCCCGTTTTTTCCGTCAGTGCAACAACCCCAACGGGCATGGGCACAACTACGAGCTGGAAGTGACCGTCAAGGGCCAACCCGATCCTCGACTGGGCATGGTGGTGGATATTTATGAACTGGATCAGATTGTGAAACGGGTCATTCTGGATCGGGTGGATCATAAAAACCTGAATCTGGATGTGGACTTCATGCAGGGCCTCATCCCCACCGCGGAAAACATCGTGTGGGCTTTCTGGCAGGAGCTGGCCCCGCACATCCCGGCCCCGGCGGCACTGGCTCGGCTTCGGGTGGTGGAAACCCGCAATAACTTTGCGGAGTACCGAGGCGAGTAA
- a CDS encoding 6-pyruvoyl trahydropterin synthase family protein, which produces MNATPNTVTVIRKAKFSAAHFLRLPELSDAENLQRFGPSSNPLGHGHNYEIEVSVQGPVQAETGMVMNLKDLKIILQEEVVEPLDFKNLNLQVDFFQNRLTTLENMSQLLWSRLSPRISALGFTLTGLKVLESDDLFVEYYGGTDQLP; this is translated from the coding sequence ATGAACGCCACACCCAACACCGTCACTGTCATCCGCAAGGCCAAATTCTCGGCGGCCCATTTTTTAAGGCTGCCGGAGTTGTCGGATGCCGAAAATCTGCAACGCTTTGGCCCCAGCAGCAACCCGCTGGGCCACGGGCACAACTACGAGATTGAAGTCAGCGTGCAGGGGCCGGTTCAGGCGGAAACGGGCATGGTCATGAACCTGAAAGACCTGAAAATCATCCTGCAGGAAGAAGTGGTAGAGCCTCTGGACTTTAAAAACCTGAATCTGCAGGTGGACTTTTTCCAGAACCGACTGACCACACTGGAAAATATGTCCCAGCTGCTCTGGAGTCGCCTGTCTCCCAGGATCAGCGCCCTGGGCTTTACCCTGACCGGCCTGAAGGTGCTGGAAAGCGATGACTTATTCGTTGAGTATTACGGCGGAACGGACCAATTGCCATGA